In Gloeocapsopsis sp. IPPAS B-1203, a genomic segment contains:
- the cax gene encoding calcium/proton exchanger, with protein MSVKNILFSVLLLFVPISFAAHFLEWGELAVFIISGLAILPLAAWMGTATEEIAVVVGPILGGLLNATFGNATELIIALIALRSGLVDIVKASITGSIIGNLLLVMGLSMLLGGLRHKEQEFQPVIARVNAASMNLAVIAILVPTAVDITSSGITETTIQNLSIAVAIVLMLVYALTLIFSMKTHSYLYDVGVAEIESEAHIEKPNLWLWVGVLFAATVLVAIESEFLVDSLEVATSQLGLTALFTGVILVPIIGNAAEHATAVTVAMKNKMDLSLSVAVGSSLQIALFVAPVLVLVGWLFGQPMDLDFNPFELVAVAVSVLIANSISSDGRSNWLEGTLLLATYTVLGLAFYFHPIIDGIG; from the coding sequence AGTTAAAAATATTCTGTTTTCAGTTCTGCTGCTATTTGTGCCAATTTCTTTTGCCGCACACTTTTTAGAATGGGGTGAGTTAGCAGTTTTTATCATCTCTGGACTCGCAATTTTGCCATTAGCCGCGTGGATGGGTACTGCTACTGAAGAAATTGCTGTGGTGGTAGGACCAATTCTAGGAGGATTACTCAATGCCACATTTGGTAACGCAACTGAACTAATCATTGCGTTGATTGCTTTGAGATCAGGTCTTGTTGATATTGTTAAGGCAAGTATTACAGGTTCAATTATTGGCAATTTACTGCTAGTCATGGGGCTTTCGATGCTACTTGGAGGTTTGCGCCACAAAGAACAAGAATTTCAACCCGTCATAGCGCGAGTCAACGCAGCGTCGATGAACTTAGCTGTTATTGCCATTTTGGTACCAACCGCAGTTGACATTACCTCAAGTGGAATTACCGAAACCACTATCCAAAATCTTTCAATCGCAGTAGCTATAGTGTTGATGCTAGTATATGCACTCACATTGATTTTTTCCATGAAAACGCATTCCTATCTCTACGATGTGGGTGTTGCAGAAATCGAATCAGAAGCACATATTGAGAAGCCCAACTTGTGGTTATGGGTTGGCGTTTTGTTTGCAGCAACAGTCTTAGTTGCAATCGAATCAGAATTTTTAGTAGATTCTCTTGAAGTTGCTACATCACAACTCGGACTAACTGCACTTTTTACAGGGGTCATCCTCGTTCCAATCATCGGTAACGCCGCAGAACACGCTACCGCAGTTACCGTAGCAATGAAAAACAAAATGGATCTATCACTTTCTGTTGCTGTCGGGTCAAGTTTGCAAATAGCACTGTTTGTCGCCCCAGTGTTAGTGTTAGTTGGCTGGTTGTTCGGTCAACCAATGGATTTAGACTTCAACCCATTTGAACTTGTCGCTGTTGCTGTATCAGTTCTTATTGCCAATTCCATCAGTTCTGACGGTCGTTCTAATTGGCTAGAAGGTACATTACTCCTTGCAACCTACACAGTACTGGGACTCGCTTTCTACTTCCACCCCATCATCGACGGAATTGGATAG